Proteins found in one Lycium ferocissimum isolate CSIRO_LF1 chromosome 6, AGI_CSIRO_Lferr_CH_V1, whole genome shotgun sequence genomic segment:
- the LOC132059905 gene encoding zinc finger protein CONSTANS-LIKE 16-like, giving the protein MSSEKKLANAVGAKTARACDNCIRKRARWYCAADDAFLCQSCDSSVHSANSLARRHERVRLKTSSLKSSDEFPNLESSVSDSISTSIPSWHHGFTRKARTPRHAKRVKSTEDEEEMKNPIQLVVPEILSDENSHDENEEEQLLYRVPTYDPFVADANYGNEYSSKEMKNDFVNDDVNRFHGMLAPSEMELAEFAADVESLLGKGLDDEESFSYMEGLGFLEKHDEKLVKVEDEGEKEFVDMNCTSYDNQVDYSKIDMVGETFELKFDYDSPVINLEEDKKVEVGEINMEDIDSGKNNNNNKILLNLDYGGVLNTWADQRSPWTTGERPEIDFNDCWPLCMGNCGKIHPYGEMGIMTGHGGVMDEGREARVLRYKEKRRTRLFSKKIRYEVRKLNAEKRPRMKGRFVKRTNFAPTPFPSLNK; this is encoded by the exons ATGAGTTCGGAGAAAAAATTAGCAAACGCGGTAGGCGCGAAAACAGCTAGGGCTTGTGACAATTGCATAAGAAAAAGGGCGCGATGGTATTGTGCAGCCGATGATGCTTTCTTGTGTCAATCTTGCGATTCTTCCGTTCATTCGGCCAATTCCTTGGCTCGTAGGCACGAAAGGGTTCGTCTTAAAACATCATCTCTTAAATCGTCAGATGAATTTCCCAATTTGGAAAGTTCAGTCTCAGACTCAATCTCAACCTCAATCCCATCATGGCACCATGGATTTACTCGAAAAGCGCGAACACCTAGGCATGCAAAAAGAGTTAAATCCACGGAGGACGAGGAGGAAATGAAAAACCCTATTCAACTCGTCGTCCCAGAGATATTAAGTGATGAGAATTCGCATGATGAGAACGAAGAAGAGCAACTCCTATATCGTGTACCTACTTACGATCCCTTCGTGGCGGATGCTAATTATGGTAATGAGTATTCTTCTAAagagatgaaaaatgattttgttaATGATGATGTGAATAGGTTTCATGGGATGCTAGCTCCATCAGAGATGGAGCTAGCAGAATTCGCGGCGGATGTGGAAAGTTTATTGGGGAAAGGACTTGATGATGAAGAGTCGTTTAGTTACATGGAAGGGTTAGGTTTTTTGGAGAAACATGATGAGAAATTAGTGAAGgttgaagatgaaggagaaaagGAATTTGTCGATATGAATTGTACTAGTTATGATAATCAAGTTGATTATTCAAAGATTGATATGGTTGGAGAGACGTTTGAGCTCAAGTTTGATTATGATTCACCAGTTATTAACttagaagaagataaaaaagtTGAAGTTGGGGAGATAAATATGGAGGATATTGATAgtggaaaaaataataataataataagatttTGTTAAATCTTGATTATGGAGGTGTTTTAAATACTTGGGCTGACCAAAGGTCTCCTTGGACTACCGGCGAGCGACCTGAAATTGATTTCAACGACTGCTGGCCACTATGCATG GGAAATTGTGGAAAAATTCATCCATATGGAGAGATGGGAATAATGACTGGACATGGAGGAGTAATGGATGAAGGAAGAGAAGCAAGAGTATTAAGGTACAAGGAGAAGCGACGAACGAGGTTGTTCTCCAAGAAAATAAGGTACGAGGTCAGGAAATTGAACGCTGAAAAGAGGCCACGAATGAAAGGAAGGTTCGTCAAGAGGACCAATTTTGCACCAACCCCTTTTCCTTCGCTTAATAAATAA